Proteins from a single region of Aureibacter tunicatorum:
- the cobJ gene encoding precorrin-3B C(17)-methyltransferase — translation MKITVAGLGPGNHEYVLPIVQRALAEAEVIIGYDYYFQFAEKWIDPSAELISMPLGDEEKRAYRAIEEALKDKRVLVIGSGDASVYSMAAIVYEMTAKRDHDEIDLETLPGVSAFLAAGSLLGAPLGHDFCCISLSDLMTPWGTIEKRIRGAAMGDFVTSLYNPRSKKRYWQLERLRKIYLEERSADTPVTIVRQATRPEQDIKITTLGELDVNDVDMFCLVMIGNSQTFRHKNHLITPRGYLNRKPKTGGEIQQESFRIVSEHVSQLPFSTSDKWAVTRLVHTTGVMDDHQYYKASLQAIDVISDHLKKGGEIVTDVTMVASGITRAFVGKYGNAVHCLLNEKEAYEIAESEGITRTQAGMQLAMKKFPNALYVVGNAPTALFEITDKLREDDSFCPAGVVGVPVGFVNVIESKEQLSQVQNVPWVIVEGNRGGSNIAAALVNAAFTLEQAENYY, via the coding sequence ATGAAAATAACTGTTGCTGGTTTAGGACCGGGTAATCATGAATATGTATTGCCAATAGTGCAGAGAGCATTGGCGGAAGCTGAAGTAATCATCGGCTATGATTATTATTTCCAATTTGCTGAAAAATGGATAGATCCGAGCGCTGAGCTTATCTCCATGCCATTGGGAGATGAAGAAAAGAGAGCTTATAGAGCAATAGAAGAAGCTTTGAAAGATAAAAGAGTCTTGGTAATTGGCTCTGGAGACGCAAGTGTGTACTCTATGGCAGCGATAGTTTATGAAATGACAGCCAAGCGAGATCATGATGAGATTGATTTGGAAACCTTGCCGGGAGTTTCTGCATTTTTAGCCGCTGGAAGTTTGCTGGGAGCTCCTTTAGGACATGACTTTTGTTGTATTTCGCTTTCTGATCTGATGACTCCTTGGGGAACTATTGAAAAACGAATCCGAGGCGCGGCTATGGGAGATTTTGTTACCAGCTTATATAATCCCCGTAGCAAGAAAAGGTATTGGCAGCTGGAGAGATTGAGAAAAATCTATTTGGAAGAAAGATCAGCAGACACTCCAGTAACAATTGTCAGACAAGCGACTCGGCCTGAGCAAGATATTAAGATTACCACACTTGGAGAATTGGATGTAAATGATGTTGATATGTTTTGCCTAGTAATGATCGGCAATTCACAAACTTTCAGGCATAAGAATCACTTGATTACTCCTCGAGGTTACCTCAACAGAAAACCTAAAACAGGCGGCGAAATTCAACAAGAGAGTTTCAGGATAGTCAGTGAGCATGTGAGCCAACTTCCGTTTAGCACTTCGGACAAATGGGCTGTTACCAGATTGGTTCATACGACTGGAGTCATGGATGATCATCAATATTATAAGGCAAGCTTGCAGGCAATCGATGTGATTTCTGATCATTTGAAGAAAGGAGGAGAAATAGTAACGGATGTTACAATGGTGGCTTCAGGTATCACGAGAGCATTTGTCGGTAAATACGGCAATGCTGTTCATTGTCTTTTGAATGAAAAGGAAGCCTATGAAATCGCTGAAAGTGAAGGTATAACCCGCACACAGGCAGGCATGCAATTGGCAATGAAGAAATTTCCAAATGCCCTGTATGTAGTTGGAAATGCGCCAACGGCATTATTTGAGATCACCGATAAGCTTAGAGAAGATGACAGCTTTTGTCCTGCAGGAGTTGTTGGTGTGCCAGTTGGCTTTGTAAATGTGATTGAATCCAAAGAACAATTGAGTCAGGTTCAAAATGTACCGTGGGTCATTGTTGAAGGAAATCGTGGAGGAAGCAATATTGCAGCTGCTTTGGTCAATGCGGCTTTCACTTTGGAACAGGCGGAAAACTATTATTAG
- the cbiE gene encoding precorrin-6y C5,15-methyltransferase (decarboxylating) subunit CbiE: MKEAHQHIDFFLIGIGDAKPSHFSAEVLGVIDSAKYFSGGKRHFELVKDLLPDGFQWINIEGSMQRLADQYQSLNSQLVVFASGDPYFYGFGNTLKRLLPEAKHHSFPYFNSLQILCHRHAINYNELVSVTVHGRTWKALDTVFIEGKRLIGVLTDQHKSPQAIAQRMLQYGFDQYQMLVGQNLGSDSEITGIYSLDEAQNQKFSTLNCVLLIAEKEQAYRLGIPDEEFALLDNRAKMITKMPIRLATIQALELHQAETFWDIGFCTGSVAIEAKRLFPRINVLAIERREKCEGIIQENAERFSTPGIEILMGDFFELDLKAYPIPDGVFIGGHGGRLEEMIRILFEINPNIKLVCNAVQDSTFETFLRVSEELKMSIQTLQMQTDDNNPIRIMSAKKLTNKENYC; this comes from the coding sequence ATGAAAGAAGCTCATCAACATATCGACTTCTTTTTGATAGGAATAGGAGATGCTAAGCCGAGCCATTTTTCGGCTGAAGTGTTAGGGGTTATTGATTCAGCCAAATACTTTTCCGGAGGAAAAAGACATTTTGAATTGGTTAAGGATTTATTGCCAGACGGCTTTCAGTGGATTAATATCGAAGGAAGCATGCAGCGTCTTGCGGATCAATATCAATCGCTTAATAGCCAGCTTGTCGTCTTTGCGTCGGGAGATCCGTATTTCTATGGTTTTGGCAATACGCTCAAAAGGCTTCTTCCGGAAGCTAAGCATCATTCATTTCCTTATTTCAACAGCTTGCAAATCTTGTGTCACAGGCATGCGATCAATTATAATGAATTAGTGAGTGTGACAGTGCATGGCAGAACTTGGAAAGCTCTTGATACAGTTTTTATAGAAGGAAAAAGGTTGATAGGTGTGCTTACTGATCAGCATAAGTCACCTCAAGCGATTGCCCAAAGGATGTTGCAATACGGTTTTGATCAATATCAGATGTTGGTGGGACAGAATCTGGGAAGCGATAGTGAGATAACAGGGATCTATTCTTTGGATGAAGCCCAGAATCAGAAATTCTCAACGCTAAATTGTGTTTTGCTGATCGCTGAAAAAGAACAAGCGTATCGATTGGGAATACCTGATGAAGAATTTGCTCTTCTTGATAATCGCGCAAAAATGATCACCAAGATGCCTATTAGGCTTGCGACTATTCAGGCTTTGGAACTTCATCAAGCTGAGACCTTTTGGGATATCGGGTTTTGCACGGGTTCTGTGGCTATAGAAGCGAAGAGATTATTTCCAAGAATAAACGTTCTGGCGATAGAAAGAAGAGAAAAGTGTGAAGGCATCATACAAGAAAATGCTGAGCGGTTCTCTACTCCGGGAATCGAAATATTGATGGGTGATTTTTTCGAATTGGATTTGAAAGCATATCCAATTCCTGATGGTGTATTTATAGGCGGACACGGAGGAAGGTTGGAAGAAATGATCAGAATACTTTTTGAAATTAACCCTAATATAAAGTTAGTCTGTAATGCTGTTCAGGATTCTACTTTTGAGACTTTTTTAAGAGTTAGCGAAGAACTAAAAATGAGCATTCAGACCTTGCAAATGCAGACAGATGACAATAATCCTATTCGCATCATGTCAGCAAAAAAATTGACCAACAAAGAAAACTACTGTTAA